Proteins found in one Triticum aestivum cultivar Chinese Spring chromosome 4D, IWGSC CS RefSeq v2.1, whole genome shotgun sequence genomic segment:
- the LOC123097884 gene encoding cysteine-rich repeat secretory protein 55 — protein sequence MASSIVSTMALCRARSGLLLLAMALLPLGMATDAIGSNCAGTRYAGSGKANIDSVLADLVAKGSSGGFAMAVAGKGNSTVVYGLAQCRGDVSASDCSACLADAAKQLPAACSYQSDARIWYDFCFMRYDNTDFAGQSDTGAGVILVNVQAADDPKPFKKAVGKVMNKATAQSSASGRAGLGRSKDQYTPFVTIYGLAQCTRDLAPLACAQCVSVALSKFGDYCGAQQGCQINYSSCRVRYEIYPFYFPLDGADGRATTDMTKYTKIVVHA from the coding sequence ATGGCAAGCTCAATCGTTAGCACCATGGCACTTTGCAGAGCGCGCAGCGGGCTGCTGCTTCTCGCCATGGCCCTGCTCCCTCTGGGCATGGCCACGGACGCCATCGGCAGTAACTGCGCCGGAACCAGGTACGCTGGCAGCGGCAAGGCCAACATCGACTCCGTCCTGGCGGACCTCGTCGCCAAGGGCTCCTCGGGAGGCTTCGCCATGGCCGTTGCCGGCAAGGGTAATAGCACCGTCGTCTACGGCCTCGCGCAATGCCGCGGCGACGTCTCCGCCAGCGACTGCTCCGCCTGCCTCGCGGACGCCGCCAAGCAGCTCCCCGCCGCCTGCAGCTACCAGTCCGACGCCAGAATATGGTACGACTTCTGCTTCATGCGGTACGATAACACAGACTTCGCCGGGCAGTCGGACACGGGCGCCGGCGTGATCCTGGTGAACGTGCAGGCGGCCGACGACCCCAAGCCGTTCAAGAAGGCGGTGGGGAAGGTGATGAACAAGGCGACGGCGCAGTCGTCGGCGTCGGGCCGCGCGGGGCTCGGCAGGTCCAAGGACCAGTACACGCCATTCGTCACCATCTACGGCCTGGCGCAGTGCACGCGGGACCTCGCGCCGCTGGCGTGCGCGCAGTGCGTCTCGGTGGCGCTGTCCAAGTTCGGCGACTACTGCGGCGCGCAGCAGGGCTGCCAGATCAACTACAGCAGCTGTAGGGTGCGCTACGAGATCTACCCCTTCTACTTCCCGCTCGACGGCGCCGATGGCCGCGCCACCACCGATATGACGAAATACACCAAGATCGTCGTGCACGCTTGA